The Pseudolabrys sp. FHR47 genome contains a region encoding:
- a CDS encoding class I SAM-dependent methyltransferase yields MGGDISKHGVEKAYARWAPIYDLVFGKVFEAGRSAAIEAAGKACPPGGRLLEVGVGTGISLPGYPSNIRIVGMDLSEPMLRKAHERVVTQKLVNVETLAVMDAMRMAVPDHSFDVIVAQYVITAVPNPEATLDEFARVLKPGGEIILVNHIGAERGLRRVFEACFAPLARRLGWRPEFPFARLANWAARHGGMRIVERRPLPPLGHFAMIRFARVQAEPKAA; encoded by the coding sequence ATGGGCGGGGACATCAGCAAACACGGCGTCGAGAAAGCGTATGCGCGCTGGGCGCCGATTTACGATCTCGTCTTCGGCAAGGTGTTCGAAGCGGGACGCAGCGCCGCCATCGAGGCGGCGGGCAAGGCGTGTCCGCCTGGCGGCCGCCTGCTCGAGGTCGGCGTCGGCACCGGCATTTCGCTGCCGGGTTATCCGTCGAACATTCGCATTGTCGGCATGGACCTTTCGGAGCCGATGCTGCGCAAGGCGCATGAACGTGTCGTCACGCAGAAGCTCGTCAATGTCGAGACATTGGCGGTGATGGATGCCATGCGCATGGCGGTGCCGGATCACTCCTTCGATGTCATCGTGGCGCAATACGTCATCACCGCCGTGCCGAACCCGGAAGCGACCCTCGATGAGTTCGCACGCGTGCTCAAACCGGGCGGCGAGATCATCCTGGTCAATCACATCGGCGCCGAAAGGGGATTGCGGCGGGTGTTCGAAGCCTGTTTTGCGCCTTTGGCGCGCCGGCTCGGCTGGCGGCCGGAGTTTCCGTTCGCGCGGCTGGCCAATTGGGCGGCCCGGCACGGCGGCATGCGCATTGTCGAGAGGCGGCCTTTGCCGCCGCTTGGGCATTTCGCGATGATCCGGTTTGCCCGCGTCCAGGCGGAACCGAAGGCGGCCTGA
- a CDS encoding NAD-dependent epimerase/dehydratase family protein — translation MPSTLMQTIIKEDAARIAAALGDSVHSLEGTTLLVTGGAGFLCGYLVDVLVALNSDILRKPVKLIVVDNFLRGEKNRLAHLADDPNVRLIARDVTQPYEGDDRPDWIIHGASVASPTYYRIHPLETIDVNVNGTRHMLDLAKRADARSVIVLSSSEIYGDPDPAFIPTPEHYRGNVSCTGPRACYDESKRLSETLAVGYHDKHKVPVKIIRPFNVYGPGQRLDDKRIVPDLVSSGLRGEPIVLYSDGRATRSFCYASDFIAGMLIVMLRGQDGEPYNVGNDAEISIREVSQTVARIASDPPLAVEFRVSQDPHYLTDNPQRRCPDLSKLRALGYAPAIDLEEGLRRTMRSYGWTERETA, via the coding sequence ATGCCGTCGACGCTCATGCAAACGATCATCAAGGAAGACGCCGCCCGGATTGCCGCCGCGCTCGGTGATTCGGTCCATAGCCTCGAAGGCACCACCCTGCTGGTCACCGGCGGCGCCGGTTTCCTGTGCGGCTATCTCGTCGATGTCCTGGTCGCTCTGAATTCCGATATTCTGCGCAAGCCGGTCAAACTCATCGTTGTCGACAATTTCCTGCGCGGCGAGAAAAATCGTCTGGCGCATCTTGCCGATGATCCGAATGTCCGCCTCATCGCGCGTGACGTCACGCAGCCTTACGAAGGGGACGACCGTCCGGACTGGATCATTCATGGCGCCTCCGTCGCGTCGCCGACCTACTATCGCATTCATCCGCTGGAGACGATCGACGTCAACGTCAACGGCACGCGCCATATGCTCGATCTGGCGAAGCGCGCCGATGCGCGCAGCGTAATCGTTCTCTCCTCGAGCGAAATCTACGGCGATCCCGATCCGGCCTTCATCCCGACGCCGGAACATTACCGCGGCAATGTGTCGTGCACCGGTCCGCGCGCCTGCTACGACGAGAGCAAGCGCCTGTCGGAAACACTGGCGGTGGGCTATCACGACAAGCACAAGGTGCCGGTCAAGATCATCCGCCCCTTCAATGTCTATGGTCCCGGCCAACGGCTCGACGACAAGCGCATCGTTCCCGATCTCGTATCGTCGGGCCTGCGCGGCGAACCGATCGTGCTTTATTCGGATGGACGCGCGACGCGCTCATTCTGCTATGCCTCCGATTTCATCGCCGGCATGCTCATCGTCATGCTGCGCGGCCAGGACGGAGAACCCTATAACGTCGGCAACGACGCCGAGATTTCGATCCGCGAGGTGAGCCAGACCGTCGCCAGGATCGCTTCGGATCCGCCGCTGGCCGTCGAATTTCGCGTCAGCCAGGACCCGCATTATCTGACCGACAATCCGCAGCGGCGCTGCCCCGATCTGTCCAAGCTGCGCGCGCTCGGCTACGCACCGGCGATCGATCTCGAGGAAGGCCTGCGCCGCACCATGCGGTCTTATGGCTGGACCGAGCGAGAAACGGCATAG
- a CDS encoding glycosyltransferase family 2 protein → MKKISIISPCFNEEDNIEECAAAVRRLFVDGPLAGYDYEHIFADNASVDGSARILREIAAKDPHVKVIFNARNYGPFRSTFNALRATSGDAVLVMLAVDLQDPPELLVGFIRHWEEGYKVVCGARNQREEGAIMRAARHAYYRLVNRLADIDIPVDAGEFQLVDRIVVEALKRSDDYYPYIRGMIADCGFKAKVVPYVWRSRARGLSKNRLYHLFDQGMNGLISFTNVPIRIGALFGFVLAAGSLFYALVQLIINLTFSGLAEPGIATLIVAIFFFSGVQLAFFGLLGEYVAAIHAQVRRGSVVVEAERINF, encoded by the coding sequence ATGAAGAAGATATCGATCATTTCGCCCTGTTTTAACGAAGAGGACAATATCGAGGAATGCGCCGCCGCGGTGCGGCGCCTGTTCGTCGACGGGCCGCTTGCGGGTTACGACTACGAACACATCTTCGCCGACAATGCCTCGGTCGACGGCAGCGCCAGGATTCTGCGCGAGATTGCGGCCAAGGATCCCCACGTGAAGGTGATTTTCAATGCTCGCAATTACGGACCGTTCCGCTCCACCTTCAACGCACTTCGTGCGACATCGGGCGATGCGGTTCTGGTGATGCTTGCGGTCGACCTTCAGGACCCGCCCGAATTGTTGGTCGGTTTCATCCGGCACTGGGAAGAAGGCTACAAGGTCGTGTGCGGCGCCCGCAACCAGCGCGAGGAAGGCGCCATCATGCGTGCCGCGCGACATGCCTATTACCGGCTGGTCAATCGCCTCGCCGATATCGATATTCCGGTCGACGCCGGCGAGTTTCAGCTCGTCGATCGCATCGTGGTCGAAGCCCTGAAGCGTTCCGACGATTACTACCCCTATATTCGCGGCATGATCGCCGACTGCGGCTTCAAGGCCAAAGTTGTTCCTTACGTCTGGCGTAGCCGTGCGCGCGGGCTGTCGAAGAACCGGCTCTATCACTTATTTGATCAAGGCATGAACGGCCTGATCTCCTTCACGAACGTTCCGATCCGCATCGGCGCCTTGTTCGGCTTCGTGCTGGCGGCCGGAAGCCTGTTCTATGCGCTCGTGCAGTTGATCATCAACTTGACGTTCTCTGGCCTGGCCGAACCGGGCATCGCGACATTGATCGTGGCAATCTTTTTCTTCTCGGGCGTTCAGCTCGCATTCTTCGGATTGCTCGGCGAGTACGTCGCCGCGATCCACGCGCAGGTTCGCCGTGGTTCCGTGGTGGTCGAGGCCGAACGCATCAATTTCTGA
- a CDS encoding transketolase: MSTATRELARHLRARTLRMVHRAKASHVGSCFSAADILAVLYGEVLKVDPSRPDWADRDRFIMSKGHAAAILYAVLAAKGFFADELLDSYSQDGSQLAGHVTATVPGIQVSTGSLGHGLPIGCGMALAAKHDRKDWRVFVVMSDGECNEGSNWEAALFGARFGLDNLVAIIDYNKLQGFGGSDDVLGLAPLADKWKSFGWTVIELDGHDHDALTAAAARSAAKPGKPTMIVAHTTKGKGVSFMEGSLAWHYKSPSDADFAAALAEIEAEGARPS, translated from the coding sequence ATGTCGACCGCTACTCGTGAACTCGCGCGCCATTTGCGCGCCCGCACGCTGCGGATGGTCCATCGCGCCAAGGCCTCGCATGTCGGCTCGTGCTTTTCGGCCGCCGATATCCTCGCCGTGTTGTATGGCGAGGTGCTGAAGGTCGATCCGTCGCGCCCGGACTGGGCCGACCGTGATCGCTTCATCATGAGCAAGGGCCACGCCGCCGCCATCCTCTATGCGGTGCTTGCGGCCAAAGGTTTCTTTGCGGACGAACTGCTCGACAGCTACAGCCAGGATGGTTCGCAGCTCGCCGGCCACGTCACCGCGACGGTACCGGGCATCCAGGTGTCGACAGGCTCGCTCGGTCATGGCCTGCCGATCGGCTGTGGCATGGCGCTGGCCGCAAAGCACGATCGCAAGGACTGGCGGGTCTTCGTCGTCATGAGCGACGGCGAGTGCAATGAAGGCTCGAACTGGGAGGCTGCCTTGTTCGGCGCCAGGTTCGGCCTCGACAATCTTGTCGCCATCATCGACTACAACAAGCTTCAGGGCTTTGGCGGCAGCGACGACGTGCTGGGGCTGGCGCCGCTTGCCGACAAATGGAAGAGCTTCGGCTGGACCGTCATTGAACTCGACGGCCACGATCACGACGCGCTGACGGCGGCGGCGGCGCGCTCGGCGGCAAAGCCCGGCAAGCCGACCATGATCGTCGCCCACACCACCAAGGGCAAAGGCGTGAGCTTCATGGAAGGCAGCCTCGCCTGGCACTACAAGTCTCCCTCCGATGCCGATTTCGCCGCCGCTCTCGCCGAAATCGAAGCCGAGGGAGCTCGGCCCTCGTGA
- a CDS encoding sulfotransferase, whose product MTDPIARLPDNLPFIFISAWNDSGGGFCHRLFDGHPQLAVYPFELQLGTHRVGDAFKSWFHDKYRWPVFDAPDRMTTYEIFDAIIDDETKSVLREPANAKHSAYQLNFAMADWRTAFARRLDGKEHTRPAIVSAYVAALLDAWRERRTSGQERFVLGHCPAIVLDADLILAEMPAARMIHVVRSPVGGFVDMRRRRPEVDLAAYCRKWSMINTLGFAYAGKYPARVKTLRFIDLLNDRRATLEATCSWLGLSWDDGLMAPTWNGQPLAAMHPFGGVPEISSAHERACFDALSADERRYIFDRTAAARELFDLGEA is encoded by the coding sequence ATGACGGACCCGATCGCGCGACTGCCCGACAACCTTCCCTTCATTTTCATTTCCGCCTGGAACGACAGCGGCGGCGGATTTTGTCATCGACTGTTCGACGGCCATCCGCAACTGGCAGTCTATCCGTTCGAACTGCAACTCGGCACGCACCGCGTCGGCGACGCCTTCAAGTCCTGGTTTCACGACAAGTACCGCTGGCCGGTCTTCGATGCGCCCGATCGCATGACGACCTATGAGATCTTCGATGCCATCATCGACGACGAGACCAAATCGGTGCTGCGTGAGCCCGCGAATGCCAAGCATAGCGCCTATCAATTGAACTTCGCGATGGCAGACTGGCGCACGGCCTTCGCGCGCCGTCTCGATGGCAAGGAGCATACCCGGCCGGCCATCGTCTCGGCTTATGTGGCCGCGCTGCTGGATGCCTGGCGCGAGCGCCGCACCAGCGGACAGGAGCGCTTTGTCCTCGGCCATTGTCCGGCGATCGTGCTTGATGCCGATCTCATTCTCGCTGAAATGCCGGCGGCGCGCATGATCCATGTCGTGCGGTCTCCGGTCGGCGGGTTTGTCGACATGCGCAGAAGGCGTCCCGAAGTCGATCTCGCGGCCTATTGCCGCAAATGGTCGATGATCAACACGCTCGGTTTCGCCTATGCGGGAAAGTATCCGGCACGGGTCAAAACTTTGCGCTTCATCGACCTGCTAAACGATCGCCGTGCGACCCTTGAAGCTACCTGCTCATGGCTCGGACTTTCGTGGGACGACGGTTTGATGGCGCCGACCTGGAACGGCCAGCCTCTCGCGGCGATGCATCCCTTCGGCGGTGTACCGGAGATTTCGAGCGCCCATGAACGCGCCTGCTTCGATGCGTTGAGCGCCGACGAGCGCCGCTATATTTTCGACCGGACCGCGGCGGCCCGCGAACTTTTCGATCTCGGCGAGGCGTAA
- a CDS encoding transketolase family protein produces the protein MRTAFVKSLCDLAAADDRIWLVSGDLGYGTLEPYLERVPDRFINAGVAEQNMIGVAAGLAMTGKIVFVYSIANFPTLRCLEQIRNDVCYHQARVHIVAVGGGFTYGAQGYTHHGVEDLAILGALPELTVLAPGDPVEARLLVPQMIDLPGPSYLRLGRAGEQVVHGGDVPDVRIGQATLVRKGTRLTFISIGAMLPVALAAADQLAAEGIDARVLSMHTLKPLDKLAVMTAVHETGAIVTVEEHTPHGGLGSRVADVLISEGVLPRFAQFAIPPGLTKTVGSQSYLRSLMGDLAQTARQLIGNGDRA, from the coding sequence GTGAGAACCGCTTTCGTCAAGAGCCTGTGCGATCTCGCCGCCGCCGATGACCGCATCTGGCTGGTCTCGGGCGACCTCGGCTACGGCACGCTGGAGCCGTACCTCGAGCGTGTTCCCGATCGCTTCATCAATGCCGGCGTCGCCGAGCAGAACATGATCGGGGTCGCCGCGGGACTGGCGATGACCGGCAAGATCGTGTTCGTCTATTCGATCGCCAATTTCCCGACCTTGCGCTGCCTCGAGCAGATCAGAAACGACGTCTGCTATCATCAGGCGCGCGTTCACATCGTTGCCGTCGGCGGCGGCTTTACTTACGGCGCGCAAGGCTACACGCATCATGGCGTCGAGGACCTCGCCATCCTCGGGGCACTGCCGGAGCTGACGGTGCTGGCGCCCGGCGATCCGGTCGAAGCCCGACTCTTGGTGCCGCAGATGATCGATCTTCCCGGCCCGAGCTATCTGCGTCTCGGCCGCGCCGGGGAACAGGTCGTCCATGGCGGCGACGTCCCGGACGTCCGGATCGGACAGGCCACCCTGGTCCGCAAGGGCACTCGCCTCACCTTCATCAGCATTGGCGCGATGCTCCCCGTCGCCCTCGCGGCCGCGGACCAGTTGGCGGCCGAAGGCATCGATGCCCGCGTCCTGTCGATGCACACCTTGAAACCATTGGACAAATTGGCGGTCATGACCGCGGTTCATGAAACCGGCGCCATCGTCACGGTCGAGGAACACACCCCCCACGGCGGGCTTGGCTCGCGCGTTGCCGATGTTCTGATAAGCGAAGGCGTGTTGCCGCGCTTTGCCCAATTCGCCATTCCGCCGGGCCTGACCAAGACCGTCGGGTCTCAATCCTATTTGCGAAGCTTGATGGGCGACCTTGCGCAAACGGCGCGTCAGCTCATTGGAAACGGGGACCGGGCATGA
- a CDS encoding transcription termination/antitermination protein NusG — protein MKRRRHARRIETVAAPVFPRYLFVSIDVTTQRWRAIQSTVGVVGLVRNDEALSPVPPQVIAALKQREDGQGFIQLSDKPRFAPGDQVRVVDGVFSDCLGMFEGSDQDRVSILLDLLGRKVRLVIDDLSVVSV, from the coding sequence TTGAAACGCCGCCGCCATGCCCGGCGTATCGAGACGGTCGCGGCGCCCGTGTTTCCGCGCTACCTGTTCGTCTCCATCGATGTCACGACGCAACGCTGGCGGGCGATCCAGTCGACCGTCGGAGTGGTCGGTCTCGTCCGCAACGACGAAGCGCTTTCGCCGGTTCCGCCGCAGGTGATCGCCGCGCTAAAGCAGCGCGAAGATGGTCAAGGATTCATTCAACTCAGCGACAAGCCGCGCTTTGCGCCGGGCGACCAGGTTCGCGTGGTCGATGGCGTATTTTCAGATTGCCTCGGCATGTTCGAGGGTAGCGACCAGGATCGGGTTTCGATCCTCCTCGATCTTCTTGGCCGCAAGGTTCGTCTGGTGATCGATGACCTGTCGGTCGTGTCGGTCTAA
- a CDS encoding NAD(P)-dependent oxidoreductase encodes MRVLLTGATGFVGSHVLDRLVADGHQVACLLRPSSDPWRIAAHLPRITVITGDLAAIEDINALSAFRPEATIHLAWQGVGNRHRDDPRQHDNIAQSLALMQRCAAAGVRTWIALGSQAEYGPCAEPIDESTATRPTNAYGKAKLQAAQDSAAAAAGLGLRFAWLRLFSSYGPKDDAAWLIPFLCLSLLKGQRPALTAGEQLWDFLYITDVARGIVAVMNNSQAQGIFNLGAGQAVPLRHVVEAIRDRIDPALPLGLGDVPYRPDQVMRLKADISRLSEATGWRPLVGLDAGLAETIEWYRTHVDRYS; translated from the coding sequence ATGCGTGTCCTCCTGACCGGCGCCACGGGATTTGTAGGTTCGCATGTGCTGGATCGCCTGGTCGCGGATGGCCATCAAGTCGCCTGCCTGTTGCGGCCCAGCTCCGACCCCTGGCGCATCGCCGCGCATCTCCCGCGCATCACCGTGATTACCGGCGATCTGGCCGCGATCGAGGACATCAACGCACTGTCGGCTTTCAGGCCGGAGGCCACGATCCATCTTGCTTGGCAAGGTGTCGGCAATCGTCACCGCGACGACCCGCGTCAACATGACAACATCGCGCAAAGCCTGGCCCTGATGCAGCGCTGTGCGGCGGCCGGCGTGCGTACCTGGATCGCGCTGGGCTCGCAGGCCGAATACGGCCCCTGCGCCGAGCCGATCGACGAAAGCACCGCGACCCGGCCGACCAATGCCTATGGCAAGGCCAAACTTCAGGCCGCCCAGGACAGCGCCGCGGCCGCGGCTGGCCTCGGCTTGCGCTTTGCCTGGCTCAGGCTGTTTTCCTCCTACGGCCCGAAAGATGACGCCGCCTGGCTGATCCCATTCCTGTGCCTGTCGCTGTTGAAGGGGCAGCGTCCGGCGCTGACGGCGGGCGAACAGCTCTGGGATTTTCTCTACATCACCGATGTGGCGCGTGGCATAGTCGCGGTGATGAACAATTCGCAGGCGCAAGGCATTTTCAATCTGGGTGCGGGACAAGCGGTTCCGCTCCGGCATGTCGTTGAGGCGATCCGCGATCGCATCGATCCGGCCCTGCCGCTTGGCCTCGGAGACGTCCCCTATCGGCCGGATCAAGTCATGCGGCTCAAGGCCGATATTTCCCGCCTGAGCGAGGCCACCGGCTGGCGGCCTCTGGTCGGCCTCGACGCCGGCCTGGCCGAGACGATCGAATGGTACCGGACCCATGTCGACCGCTACTCGTGA
- a CDS encoding DUF4915 domain-containing protein: protein MHRKQYVQETRNLALSDPSQTDIEPLLEAKVEGPFWDLLQQLDLSLAVSREYEHFITLLSGDGGKSHVTALELPHPSGMFYDTGTGELIVSSTRTPNQIFWLRPLGDRDFERDVVPADMTRPDGTVFMPYRSLLLPGTLYIHDIVVIGRDLFATVTGHNFLAKLDPLSGWERVWWPACVDGLGRASFDQNYLQLNSIACGASPETSYYTGFSDEVTGAKPWKAGYGPKGKGVVFDGASRQVLLRGLTCPHSAKLRDGKLWLLNSGYGEVGYVDPHAPPPRYEVVTRLPGFTRGLAFAGDYAFVGLSKVIDFYEPYAPGLKPKETICGIVALDLRTGQTVATLEWPPGYQIYDVQTMPHVAKPILPRKPSNDDGINRLLRYLG, encoded by the coding sequence ATGCATCGCAAGCAATATGTCCAGGAAACCCGCAATCTGGCGCTGTCCGATCCGAGCCAGACCGATATCGAGCCGCTGCTCGAGGCCAAGGTCGAAGGCCCGTTCTGGGATCTGCTGCAGCAGCTCGACCTGTCGCTCGCGGTATCGCGCGAATACGAACATTTCATCACGCTGCTGTCCGGCGATGGCGGCAAGTCCCACGTCACCGCGCTCGAACTGCCGCATCCTTCCGGCATGTTCTACGATACCGGCACCGGTGAATTGATCGTCAGCAGCACGCGCACGCCCAACCAGATCTTCTGGCTGCGCCCCCTCGGTGATCGCGACTTCGAACGCGATGTCGTCCCGGCCGACATGACGCGGCCGGATGGAACCGTCTTTATGCCATACCGCAGCCTGCTGCTGCCGGGCACACTCTATATTCACGACATCGTCGTCATCGGCCGCGATCTGTTCGCCACCGTGACCGGTCACAACTTCCTCGCCAAACTCGATCCGCTCTCCGGCTGGGAGCGCGTGTGGTGGCCGGCCTGCGTCGACGGCCTTGGCCGCGCCAGCTTCGATCAGAACTATCTTCAGCTCAATTCGATCGCCTGCGGCGCGAGCCCCGAGACCAGCTATTACACCGGCTTTTCCGATGAAGTGACCGGGGCGAAGCCGTGGAAAGCCGGCTATGGTCCCAAGGGCAAGGGCGTCGTTTTCGACGGCGCGTCGCGCCAGGTTCTGTTGCGCGGCCTCACCTGCCCGCATTCCGCCAAGCTGCGCGACGGCAAGCTCTGGCTGCTCAACAGCGGCTACGGTGAAGTCGGCTATGTCGATCCGCATGCGCCACCCCCGCGTTATGAGGTCGTCACGCGGCTGCCCGGCTTTACGCGGGGACTGGCTTTCGCCGGCGATTATGCGTTTGTCGGTCTGTCGAAGGTCATCGACTTTTACGAGCCTTACGCGCCCGGTCTCAAGCCGAAGGAAACGATCTGCGGCATCGTCGCGCTCGACCTTCGCACCGGCCAAACCGTTGCAACGCTCGAATGGCCGCCCGGCTATCAGATCTACGACGTGCAGACCATGCCGCACGTCGCGAAGCCGATCCTGCCGCGCAAACCCAGTAATGACGACGGCATCAACCGCCTGCTGCGCTACCTGGGTTGA
- a CDS encoding UDP-glucose/GDP-mannose dehydrogenase family protein has translation MKVAVVGTGYVGLVTGACLASLGHHVVCVDRDQKRIDTVNAGQAPFHEDGLNALISQALADGRLTGTTDLRAALTDADVSIIAVGTPSTGGRIDLSAVEQAARDVGRLLPALGRYHTVVLKSTCVPGTADTMLRSVLERESGLTAGAFGLCMNPEFLREGAAVRDFLEADRIVIGAFDERSAAALQTLYSELDCPKLVTTLRNAEMIKYTANTLLATLISFSNEIAALCEAVPGLDERVVMEGVHLDRRLTPLVDGRPVRAGIQSYLRAGIGYGGSCFPKDTQALQEFARDAAVTTPLLDAVISTNDARAERILDIVARHTGELRGKRIALLGLAFKPGTDDVRESPGLRLGHLLVARGAQVVAWDPIAIEPARGVLPGSVEYTDDLDVALAGAEAALIATAWPQLAAYDWRQGIAQMAQPIIFDGRGILSSDSLPAGTLYLGVGRASKAAARP, from the coding sequence ATGAAGGTCGCTGTCGTCGGCACGGGATATGTGGGGCTTGTCACCGGGGCCTGCCTTGCCTCGCTCGGCCACCACGTCGTCTGCGTCGACCGCGATCAGAAGCGGATCGATACCGTCAATGCCGGTCAAGCCCCCTTCCATGAAGACGGTCTGAATGCGCTCATCTCTCAAGCATTGGCCGACGGCCGCCTGACGGGCACCACCGATCTGCGCGCGGCACTGACGGACGCCGATGTCTCCATCATCGCCGTCGGCACACCCTCCACCGGCGGACGCATCGATCTTTCCGCCGTCGAGCAGGCGGCCCGCGACGTCGGCCGCCTGCTCCCGGCGCTCGGGCGCTATCATACGGTGGTGTTGAAAAGCACCTGCGTGCCGGGCACCGCCGACACCATGCTGCGCTCGGTGCTCGAACGGGAATCCGGGCTCACAGCCGGCGCTTTCGGCCTGTGCATGAATCCGGAATTCCTGCGTGAAGGCGCCGCAGTCCGGGATTTCCTCGAGGCCGACCGCATTGTCATCGGCGCCTTTGACGAGCGGTCGGCGGCAGCGCTGCAAACGCTCTACAGCGAGCTCGATTGCCCGAAGCTGGTGACGACGTTGCGCAATGCCGAGATGATCAAATACACCGCCAATACGCTGCTCGCGACCCTGATTTCGTTCAGCAACGAAATCGCCGCGCTCTGCGAGGCGGTGCCGGGGCTCGACGAACGCGTCGTGATGGAAGGCGTTCATCTTGACCGCCGCCTCACGCCCCTGGTCGATGGCCGGCCGGTCCGTGCCGGCATCCAGAGCTATCTGCGCGCCGGCATTGGCTATGGCGGCAGTTGCTTCCCGAAAGACACCCAGGCACTGCAAGAATTCGCGCGCGACGCCGCTGTCACAACGCCGCTGCTCGACGCCGTCATTTCGACCAACGATGCGCGGGCCGAAAGAATTCTGGATATCGTCGCCCGGCACACCGGTGAACTCCGCGGCAAGCGGATCGCCCTGCTCGGCCTCGCTTTCAAGCCGGGCACCGACGACGTGAGAGAGTCGCCGGGCTTGCGCCTGGGACATCTTCTTGTCGCGCGCGGCGCCCAGGTCGTCGCCTGGGATCCGATCGCCATCGAGCCGGCCCGTGGCGTTCTCCCGGGCAGCGTCGAATACACCGACGATCTGGATGTCGCGCTGGCCGGTGCCGAGGCCGCGCTGATCGCCACGGCATGGCCGCAACTTGCCGCCTATGATTGGCGGCAAGGCATCGCGCAAATGGCGCAGCCGATCATTTTCGACGGGCGCGGCATTCTGTCGAGCGACAGCCTGCCGGCCGGAACGCTTTATCTGGGTGTCGGTCGCGCCTCAAAAGCGGCCGCGCGCCCATGA